Below is a genomic region from Escherichia ruysiae.
GAAATCCCGCTAAACTGTTTTACCTCTTCCGGCGCACCCGCGACGTTAAAGATGAAACTGTCTGCTTTGTAGCGAATATCGTTATCGACAATCTTCAGTGTATCGACATTGCCTTTGTAGCGTTCCATGTCGATGACCGTGTCCTTAAATGCCGTTTTACCTTTCCATTCTGGCTTATCGACATGCTGCACTGTTTGTTGCCCGCCAAGTTGCCCCTGTGAAACACACCAGTCGGTAGAAAGCGCCAGTTCCGGCGCCCACAACTGCCCCATTTTGTAGCAGCGGTCAACCCAGATGAAATTATCACGTGGGGCGAAATCGGCCAGTTGGAAACGCAGTGGCGCGGAGTATTCACTTTCTGGCAGTGGTTCCACTCGTTTGTCTGAAACCCGCAACAGCAGCGGCAAACGGAAATGACTACCTGAGAAGACGATCATATTTTTATTCTGATTGATGGTAAATTCTTTTATCTCGGTGGGGAATTTCCACAGACGAACGATATCCGGTTTCCACGCCAGTACTTTCTCTTTCATGTTGAGGAACACTTCTGACATTGACTGACCAGAAAGGCTACTGCGTCCGAGGCCGATAAAATTATCACCACCAAGGATATCCAGTACCGTAGCGCCGTTATCCATCGTGTTGCGCTTCACCGCCAGCGTCTCTTGCTGCGGTTTGTCGCCACGGATGACAAAAAACAGGTTATTGCGATCCTGCTTATTGAGGTATTTCCATGCCGTGTTGTTCATCGCCAGATGGTCGGAAGAGACGACAATGACGGTATCTTTAAACCACGGAGAGGCTTTGATTTTATTGATAAACGCCGCAATGTTCTCCTGGCTGCAACTTACCGCGCTGAATGACTGGTTCGGTTTACCGTCAAAATCATATTTTTTGCGATTACAGGTACGAGAGATAAAACCATCCGGGTGATGGGTATCGACCGTCAGGGTAAACAGTGAGAACCGTTGACCGGAGCGAGACAGCTCCTCAAATTTTTTCCATGCTTCATCCAGCACGGTATCGTCGTAGAATCCCCAGTCGTTGCGATAATGTGGGTCTGCGACCACGCTTTTCAGCTCTTCCGAGCCGTACAAATGGTCGAAACCGTGTGATTTCAGGAACACATCTTTACCGGCAAAACGCAGATTGGCTCCCTGTACGAAATAGTTCTGATAACCCGAGTTTTTCAGAATATCGCCCAGACAGATGTTCTGCGGGAAGAAGCTGGAAACGGATGCAGAAGCGTTGCCTTCAAATGGAGCAAAAAGCGGAATGCCACACTGGGAAGCCACCATGCCCGCAATCGTGTAGTCCGTTCCCGGCAACTGCTGCGTGTGGCTGAAATCCAGACTTTCATTTTTCAGCGCGCCCAATTCAGGCGTGAGATCCGGGAAAGCATCGTTGTCAAAATAGGTGCGCTCGAGGCTTTCTCCGTAGATATAAACCAGGTTGAGTTTCGGGTCAGGAATGGTTTTCGACGGTTCTTTATAATAAGCCGCAAAGTCCGGATCGCCGTCGCGTGACTGTGATTTCACCAGTTCCGTTATCTGACGAAACGCCGGGCTGGCATCGACAGAAGCCAGTGCCAGCAAGAGCGCCAAAAGGCTGTAACCAAAATGGTGCGGATGATGACGGCGGCGGCGCAGGATCCAGCCCAGTGCACCGAAAACGACTGCCAGTGCCAGTACAATGCCAATACCTGGCAGGATATATTTGCTGACGCCTGCACCGGTCAGGCTGTTGGTTAAGGTATAGAGAACCGCGTCGTTAATGCCATCGCCAGTAAAGTAGTCACTGGCAAAAAGGGTGATATTTAAAACGACAAATAGCCCCAGCACCGTTAATGTGGCGGCAAACCACCAGGTGTTACGTCCCGCTTTCCATGCGTAGATCAGCACAGAGGCGAGAAACAAGGCAAATGAGAGTAGTTCTGACAACGGGCGATCCTCACTAAACCAGGCTGTGTAGCCGATGCTTAAGATTTTTTGAGAAACACAATGTAATGGCGCTGCCATATTGCTGCAATTCTAGTGTCAAAAAAATGCGATGTTGTTAGGAATTAGTTTATAAACAGACTTTTTTGATCGGGGTTGTTTCCCGCATAGCAGGGGATGAAAGCGTCAGAAGCGGGAAAAAGAGAAGGGGATTGCCGCGCCAGCCGATTAACAGCTAAAACGCGGCGTTATGCGGATCAAGAGATAAAGTTCAGACCTTGCTTTAATACCAGATCGCAGGCTTTGGTTTTCA
It encodes:
- the opgB gene encoding phosphatidylglycerol--membrane-oligosaccharide glycerophosphotransferase produces the protein MSELLSFALFLASVLIYAWKAGRNTWWFAATLTVLGLFVVLNITLFASDYFTGDGINDAVLYTLTNSLTGAGVSKYILPGIGIVLALAVVFGALGWILRRRRHHPHHFGYSLLALLLALASVDASPAFRQITELVKSQSRDGDPDFAAYYKEPSKTIPDPKLNLVYIYGESLERTYFDNDAFPDLTPELGALKNESLDFSHTQQLPGTDYTIAGMVASQCGIPLFAPFEGNASASVSSFFPQNICLGDILKNSGYQNYFVQGANLRFAGKDVFLKSHGFDHLYGSEELKSVVADPHYRNDWGFYDDTVLDEAWKKFEELSRSGQRFSLFTLTVDTHHPDGFISRTCNRKKYDFDGKPNQSFSAVSCSQENIAAFINKIKASPWFKDTVIVVSSDHLAMNNTAWKYLNKQDRNNLFFVIRGDKPQQETLAVKRNTMDNGATVLDILGGDNFIGLGRSSLSGQSMSEVFLNMKEKVLAWKPDIVRLWKFPTEIKEFTINQNKNMIVFSGSHFRLPLLLRVSDKRVEPLPESEYSAPLRFQLADFAPRDNFIWVDRCYKMGQLWAPELALSTDWCVSQGQLGGQQTVQHVDKPEWKGKTAFKDTVIDMERYKGNVDTLKIVDNDIRYKADSFIFNVAGAPEEVKQFSGISRPESWGRWSNAQLGDEVKIEYKHPLPKKFDLVITAKAYGNNASRPIPVRVGNEEQTIVLGNEVTTTTLHFENPTDADTLVIVPPEPVATNEGNILGHSPRKLGIGMVEIKVVEREG